The proteins below come from a single Bactrocera dorsalis isolate Fly_Bdor chromosome 5, ASM2337382v1, whole genome shotgun sequence genomic window:
- the LOC105224736 gene encoding aldo-keto reductase family 1 member B1 isoform X2, whose product MKKINHNSFKLISKIPLRQYSGEYRIFHFTGFGNPPKNENDTEINAKKLIIPKTLEATSGISDTLTYRDNVSGNVSKSPPALKNLTNTALLESSSIATTTSKPPVECAEKTLEKKTKKSKCLRPVPRVKLVDVPPDDCNVRKAEIPTVKLRDGHVMPMFGLGTWGAPSNQAERAVKHALKVGYRMIDCAHVYENEEAVGKAINRSIEKCIVKREELFVISKLWNTFHDPHLVMTGCRQSLCDLKLSYLNLYLIHWPMGYRAGDDLIPYDACGRVIGSRVDYIETWKAMEELVERRLTRSIGLSNFNKNQIERIWKIAKIKPVVNQVECHPYLSQKRLKAYLNKKGVVLVAYSPLGAPARPWVKKDEPKIKTIAFNTGRTPAQVCIRYQIQRGNPVIPKSVTPSRIESNFDVANFELSDQEMKILDKLDRKLRFVALSQLSNHPHYPFNDVF is encoded by the exons atgaaaaaaattaaccacaattcattcaaattaataagTAAAATTCCTTTACGGCAATATTCTGGAGAATATCGCATATTTCACTTTACAGGATTTGG caATCCACCGAAGAACGAAAATGACACAGAAATCaatgcaaaaaagttaataattccGAAAACGCTTGAAGCAACAAGTGGCATAAGTGATACGTTAACATACAGGGACAATGTGTCAGGAAATGTCAGCAAATCTCCGCCagcattgaaaaatttaacaaatactGCTTTACTGGAAAGCTCTtccattgcaacaacaacttcgAAACCACCAGTTGAATGTGCTGAAAAAACACttgaaaagaaaactaaaaaatccaaatgtttAAGGCCGGTTCCGCGGGTAAAGTTGGTTGACGTACCACCGGATGACTGCAACGTACGAAAAGCGGAAATACCAACCGTTAAACTGCGTGATGGTCATGTAATGCCCATGTTTGGACTTGGTACTTGGGGT GCGCCAAGCAATCAAGCTGAAAGGGCAGTTAAGCACGCCTTGAAAGTGGGTTACCGCATGATTGATTGTGCGCATGTTTACGAAAATGAAGAAGCTGTTGGTAAAGCCATAAATAGATCGATTGAAAAGTGTATTGTCAAACG cgAGGAGCTATTTGTAATAAGCAAATTGTGGAATACCTTTCATGATCCGCATTTAGTAATGACTGGCTGCCGGCAATCTTTGTGTGATTTAAAATTATCGTATCTTAACCTATATCTCATACACTGGCCCATGGGTTACAGAGCTGGAGATGATCTGATACCCTATGATGCGTGTGGTCGTGTGATTGGTTCACGTGTAGATTATATTGAAACATGGAAAGCAATGGAGGAGTTAGTTGAGCGGCGCTTAACACGTTCTATAGGTCTTTCTAATTTCAATAAGAATCAAATTGAGCGTATTtggaaaattgctaaaataaaacCAGTTGTCAATCAGGTTGAATGTCATCCATATTTAAGTCAAAAACGTCTGAAggcatatttaaacaaaaagggAGTTGTACTTGTTGCGTACAGTCCGTTGGGAGCGCCAGCTAGACCCTGGGTGAAGAAGGATGAACCAAAG ATTAAGACAATAGCTTTTAATACTGGACGCACACCGGCGCAAGTTTGTATTCGTTATCAAATACAGCGCGGTAATCCCGTCATACCGAAATCAGTGACACCAAGTCGCATTGAGAGTAATTTTGATGTGGCAAATTTTGAATTGTCTGatcaagaaatgaaaatattagacAAGTTAGATAGAAAACTGCGTTTCGTGGCCCTATCACA ATTATCTAATCATCCACACTATCCATTTAATGACGTCTTTTAA
- the LOC105224738 gene encoding aldo-keto reductase family 1 member B1, translating to MFISSKKLSKTHFDFALSCFATFCKKIVVKRAPFGRLLANQTNLLFLNKKSKSESLKMPIPTTKLNNDVEMPMIGYGTWRMPANDVTRLVKEAIDVGYRHIDCADIYGNQKEVGLAIEEKIKEGVVARKDLFITGKLWNTKHDPKLVVAACQNALNLLKITYFDNYLIHWPTGFADSDENYPKDKDGNTIFSDIDYVDTWCAMETLVDQGLCRSIGVSNFNIEQLQRVLDVARIKPANLQVECHPYLNQNKLMDFCSKYNIVITAYSPLGSPHSPYDKPGTHKLLQHPLIVELAQKYQRAPALILLRYQVQRGNAAITMSTKREHMADNLDVCNFELTEAEMFEINGLNFNGRYNLMQNAKGHPHHPFENEKN from the exons ATGTTCATCAGCAGCAAAAAGCTCTCGAAAACACATTTTGACTTTGCTTTAAGTTGTTTTGCAACTTTTTGTAAGAAAATAGTCGTGAAAAGAGCGCCGTTCGGACGTCTCCTAGCCAACCAAACcaatttgctatttttaaacaaaaaatcaaaaagcgaaTCTTTGAAAATGCCGATACCAACAACAAAGTTAAACAATGACGTAGAAATGCCTATGATTGGATATGGCACTTGGCGC ATGCCAGCGAATGATGTGACGCGTTTGGTGAAAGAGGCCATCGATGTCGGCTACCGGCACATTGATTGCGCCGACATTTATGGCAATCAAAAGGAGGTTGGCCTGGCAATTGAGGAGAAAATCAAAGAAGGTGTAGTGGCGCG TAAGGATCTATTCATCACTGGCAAGTTGTGGAACACAAAACACGATCCCAAATTAGTGGTTGCGGCATGCCAGAATgctttgaatttattaaaaatcactTACTTCGATAATTATCTCATACACTGGCCCACTGGATTTGCGGATAGCGACGAAAACTATCCAAAAGACAAAGATGGTAACACTATATTCTCAGACATTGATTATGTAGATACTTGGTGCGCAATGGAAACTTTAGTAGACCAAGGTTTGTGCAGATCGATTGGGGTATCCAATTTCAATATTGAACAACTACAACGAGTCCTGGATGTGGCGCGTATAAAACCTGCCAATTTGCAAGTGGAATGTCACCCATAtctaaatcaaaacaaattaatgGATTTCTGCAGTAAATACAATATTGTAATAACAGCATATAGTCCCTTAGGCTCGCCACACTCACCCTACGACAAGCCAGGCACACATAAGCTTTTGCAACATCCGTTAATTGTGGAGTTAGCGCAAAAATATCAGCGGGCACCAGCACTCATATTGCTCCGGTATCAGGTACAACGTGGTAATGCAGCAATAACGATGTCCACTAAGCGTGAACATATGGCCGATAATCTCGATGTGTGTAACTTCGAATTAACTGAAGCAGAAATGTTCGAAATTAACGGTCTAAATTTTAATGGACGTTATAATCTGATGCAAAA tgcCAAAGGACATCCGCATCACCCATTTGAGAACGAAAAGAATTAG
- the LOC105224736 gene encoding aldo-keto reductase family 1 member B1 isoform X1: MKKINHNSFKLISKIPLRQYSGEYRIFHFTGFGNPPKNENDTEINAKKLIIPKTLEATSGISDTLTYRDNVSGNVSKSPPALKNLTNTALLESSSIATTTSKPPVECAEKTLEKKTKKSKCLRPVPRVKLVDVPPDDCNVRKAEIPTVKLRDGHVMPMFGLGTWGAPSNQAERAVKHALKVGYRMIDCAHVYENEEAVGKAINRSIEKCIVKREELFVISKLWNTFHDPHLVMTGCRQSLCDLKLSYLNLYLIHWPMGYRAGDDLIPYDACGRVIGSRVDYIETWKAMEELVERRLTRSIGLSNFNKNQIERIWKIAKIKPVVNQVECHPYLSQKRLKAYLNKKGVVLVAYSPLGAPARPWVKKDEPKVLDDNVIKTIAFNTGRTPAQVCIRYQIQRGNPVIPKSVTPSRIESNFDVANFELSDQEMKILDKLDRKLRFVALSQLSNHPHYPFNDVF, encoded by the exons atgaaaaaaattaaccacaattcattcaaattaataagTAAAATTCCTTTACGGCAATATTCTGGAGAATATCGCATATTTCACTTTACAGGATTTGG caATCCACCGAAGAACGAAAATGACACAGAAATCaatgcaaaaaagttaataattccGAAAACGCTTGAAGCAACAAGTGGCATAAGTGATACGTTAACATACAGGGACAATGTGTCAGGAAATGTCAGCAAATCTCCGCCagcattgaaaaatttaacaaatactGCTTTACTGGAAAGCTCTtccattgcaacaacaacttcgAAACCACCAGTTGAATGTGCTGAAAAAACACttgaaaagaaaactaaaaaatccaaatgtttAAGGCCGGTTCCGCGGGTAAAGTTGGTTGACGTACCACCGGATGACTGCAACGTACGAAAAGCGGAAATACCAACCGTTAAACTGCGTGATGGTCATGTAATGCCCATGTTTGGACTTGGTACTTGGGGT GCGCCAAGCAATCAAGCTGAAAGGGCAGTTAAGCACGCCTTGAAAGTGGGTTACCGCATGATTGATTGTGCGCATGTTTACGAAAATGAAGAAGCTGTTGGTAAAGCCATAAATAGATCGATTGAAAAGTGTATTGTCAAACG cgAGGAGCTATTTGTAATAAGCAAATTGTGGAATACCTTTCATGATCCGCATTTAGTAATGACTGGCTGCCGGCAATCTTTGTGTGATTTAAAATTATCGTATCTTAACCTATATCTCATACACTGGCCCATGGGTTACAGAGCTGGAGATGATCTGATACCCTATGATGCGTGTGGTCGTGTGATTGGTTCACGTGTAGATTATATTGAAACATGGAAAGCAATGGAGGAGTTAGTTGAGCGGCGCTTAACACGTTCTATAGGTCTTTCTAATTTCAATAAGAATCAAATTGAGCGTATTtggaaaattgctaaaataaaacCAGTTGTCAATCAGGTTGAATGTCATCCATATTTAAGTCAAAAACGTCTGAAggcatatttaaacaaaaagggAGTTGTACTTGTTGCGTACAGTCCGTTGGGAGCGCCAGCTAGACCCTGGGTGAAGAAGGATGAACCAAAGGTATTGGATGATAATGTG ATTAAGACAATAGCTTTTAATACTGGACGCACACCGGCGCAAGTTTGTATTCGTTATCAAATACAGCGCGGTAATCCCGTCATACCGAAATCAGTGACACCAAGTCGCATTGAGAGTAATTTTGATGTGGCAAATTTTGAATTGTCTGatcaagaaatgaaaatattagacAAGTTAGATAGAAAACTGCGTTTCGTGGCCCTATCACA ATTATCTAATCATCCACACTATCCATTTAATGACGTCTTTTAA
- the LOC105224740 gene encoding ribonucleases P/MRP protein subunit POP1, translating into MLFVLITPGNVFFLKNLNKCNKTENIMGSNKLEYDSSLGGHVSLPTHVQTFRYAANVVNEMRQLIDEVRNPVSRKLVFQTLPKHMRRRAMSHHPKRLPRKYRAAHRSQMSKAGKPQQTKRPSRKFRRRPGNLLRDYLRRQRKNIWLETHIWHAKRFHMVERWGYKLPQSSCDKTYRACYRASAEHCLLQDMSFYACIELKGKLADLRIGFARLSSTCCGFSIAAKTYLTGRREGSIDLFRDGKYPEYALGRISFMWQPISNNETKDEEEIPRTLWLWVHPSAYPAVVEELIKVFEVTPLNSIKVPIETDETKHSTRELPEDNKSSKPIKPKELRRLQFMTKTLAFEHIKRYGNVKTGVKMNELKDTMNRFRLTGHLAQSVLLHTFKPKNLKDGTASTWLHTLFEQNPDFKSIHENQLEFWQNCSDVGSSAELLSNMILALNIEDPRLNRPKKRTKAQHKQPLSDSSSDFLFNMPDNLAQSILWDTKIRDGLCKSMITPSEYSKLRAKHAVVPGVRCQFEEDMQAVPVILIQRPGSQRPQYKRLGYGCGWDVIIPAGYGMPIWLSLIMWGAKPGGLREFESIAREMGTEEYLPDTIAGRVLANTRHHELRAKYFRKPPNRRQNYRKLAIISPFRAPFSELVRDWSSSVSAQGNALTQTFHILRDRALLQQLLLHIQGKCKTFPTEIPENSLIQLHFRMKSRGNLEDYSLICLPTRGDFKRNLKQIKKSNHEPVFSEPLLPDLAERERKQLRQTHKKLLKRLRARRVREKRKLQETSTTRVYIRAANTATLVAAQLERMCKLWLPEDFATLYTVRKQCQREVFGYATTAHFSYTEATVCAVGYVTPAGLQQLLTLCRQCNVRQPMCLMRSPKSRHYRFACFKLHLDV; encoded by the exons TGTACAAACATTTCGCTATGCCGCTAATGTTGTGAACGAAATGCGGCAACTTATTGATGAAGTCCGCAATCCTGTCAGTCGCAAATTAGTCTTCCAAACTTTGCCTAAACACATGCGTCGACGAGCCATGTCCCATCATCCAAAACGTTTGCCACGCAAGTACCGGGCAGCACATCGATCTCAAATGTCTAAAGCTGGCAAACCACAGCAGACAAAGCGACCGTCGCGCAAATTTCGACGACGTCCCGGTAATCTATTACGGGATTACTTGAGACGtcaacgtaaaaatatttggctagaaactcatatttggcatgCAAAACGTTTTCACATGGTTGAACGTTGGGGTTACAAGCTACCACAGTCAAGCTGTGATAAAACATATAGGGCATGTTATCGTGCTTCAGCCGAACACTGTTTACTGCAGGATATGTCATTTTATGCATGCATAGAATTAAAGGGAAAGTTAGCAGATTTACGTATAGGCTTTGCGAGATTAAGCAGCACTTGTTGTGGGTTTAGTATAGCTGCTAAGACATACCTCACTGGACGAAGAGAAGGCAGCATCGACTTATTTAGAGATGGTAAATATCCGGAATATGCGCTGGGACGAATTTCTTTTATGTGGCAACCAATAAGTAACAATGAGACAAAAGATGAGGAGGAAATTCCTCGTACCTTATGGCTTTGGGTGCATCCAAGTGCCTATCCAGCTGTAGTAGAGGAACTAATAAAAGTTTTCGAAGTGACTCCTTTAAATAGCATTAAAGTGCCTATAGAAACAGATGAAACAAAGCATTCTACTCGCGAGCTGCCAGAGGATAATAAAT CATCCAAGCCAATAAAACCCAAAGAATTGCGGCGTTTACAATTCATGACGAAAACTTTAGCCTTTGAGCATATCAAAAGATATGGTAATGTGAAAACCGGCGTAAAAATGAACGAATTAAAAGATACTATGAATCGCTTCCGACTCACTGGTCATCTGGCACAAAGTGTACTACTACACACATTCAAGCCTAAGAACTTGAAAGATGGCACCGCCTCCACTTGGCTACATACGTTATTTGAACAAAATCCAGACTTTAAAAGTATACATGAAAATCAACTGGAGTTTTGGCAGAACTGCAGTGATGTGGGCTCATCTGCCGAATTACTTTCTAACATGATATTGGCGCTTAATATTGAAGATCCTCGTTTGAACCGTCCAAAGAAACGTACGAAAGCGCAACACAAACAGCCTTTAAGCGACAGCAGTTCAGATTTTCTATTTAATATGCCTGATAACTTAGCACAAAGCATTCTATGGGATACAAAAATACGCGATGGGCTATGCAAGAGCATGATAACCCCCAGTGAATATAGTAAACTACGCGCCAAACATGCTGTGGTGCCAGGTGTGCGTTGTCAATTTGAAGAAGACATGCAAGCAGTTCCCGTAATACTTATACAACGTCCAGGTTCACAACGTCCGCAATATAAACGCTTAGGATACGGCTGTGGTTGGGACGTAATAATACCCGCTGGTTATGGCATGCCTATTTGGTTGTCATTAATTATGTGGGGCGCTAAACCAGGTGGTCTGCGTGAATTCGAATCAATCGCACGAGAAATGGGCACAGAGGAGTATTTGCCCGACACTATTGCTG GTCGCGTGCTGGCGAACACGCGTCATCATGAATTACGTGCCAAATATTTCCGCAAACCACCAAATAGGCGACAAAACTATCGAAAATTGGCAATAATTAGTCCCTTCCGTGCGCCATTTTCCGAACTAGTACGCGATTGGAGCAGCAGTGTTTCTGCACAGGGCAACGCATTAACTCAAACCTTTCACATACTACGTGATCGCGCGCTATTACAGCAATTACTGCTACATATACAAGGAAAGTGTAAAACATTTCCCACTGAAATACCCGAAAATTCTCTAATACAATTGCACTTTCGTATGAAATCGCGCGGTAATTTAGAGGACTACTCGCTGATTTGTTTGCCGACACGTGGCGATTTTAAACGTAATCTCAAACAAATTAAGAAATCAAATCATGAGCCCGTCTTCAGCGAACCACTACTGCCGGATTTGGCTGAACGCGAACGCAAACAACTGCGCCAAACTCATAAAAAGCTCTTAAAACGTTTACGCGCGCGACGTGTGCGGGAAAAACGTAAACTACag GAAACAAGCACTACTCGCGTGTATATCAGAGCCGCCAATACCGCAACGCTTGTAGCAGCGCAATTAGAGCGCATGTGCAAGCTGTGGCTGCCGGAGGATTTTGCTACGCTTTATACTGTGCGCAAGCAATGCCAGCGTGAAGTATTCGGCTATGCAACGACAGCGCATTTCAGTTATACCGAGGCGACAGTCTGCGCCGTGGGCTATGTAACGCCGGCCGGCTTGCAACAATTGCTCACATTATGTCGGCAGTGTAATGTGCGCCAGCCAATGTGTCTCATGCGCAGTCCCAAAAGTCGCCACTATCGTTTTGCTTGCTTTAAGCTACATTTGGATGTATAA
- the LOC105224741 gene encoding acyl-protein thioesterase 2 isoform X3, producing MSIAPVIIEATAKHTSTLIFMHGLGDTGHGWSSALATIRPPSMKVICPTAPTMPVSLNAGFRMPSWFDLRTLDITGPEDEEGIKSAAQNIKSMIDDEVTKGIASNRIVLGGFSQGGALALYTALTYNQPLAGVVALSCWLPLHKQFPGMKTNSDEMPVFQAHGDFDPVVPYKFGQLSASYLKTFMKKVTFKTYNGLSHSSSDDEMDDVRDVLASWVN from the exons ATGTCGATTGCGCCAGTGATAATTGAGGCAACCGCCAAACATACGTCAACC CTCATCTTCATGCACGGCTTAGGTGACACTGG CCATGGATGGAGTTCAGCGTTGGCGACAATACGTCCGCCCAGCATGAAAGTAATCTGTCCAACAGCACCCACAATGCCGGTGTCACTGAATGCCGGCTTTCGTATGCCTTCTTGGTTTGATTTACGTACGCTCGATATAACGGGTCCCGAAGATGAGGAGGGCATCAAAAGTGCTgctcaaaatataaaaagtatgatTGATGACGAAGTCACCAAAGGTATAGCATCGAATCGTATTGTGCTGGGTGGTTTCTCACAGGGTGGTGCATTAGCATTGTATACAGCGCTAACATACAATCAACCACTGGCTGGTGTTGTAGCGCTATCCTGTTGGTTGCCATTGCACAAGCAATTTCCAGGCATGAAAACCAACTCCGACGAAATGCCA GTTTTTCAGGCACATGGTGACTTCGATCCTGTTGTACCATACAAGTTTGGTCAATTAAGCGCTAGTTATTTAAAGACATTTATGAAGAAAGTTACATTTAAGACATACAATGGGCTATCACATTCCTCATCGGATGATGAAATGGATGATGTGCgg GATGTACTGGCCTCTTGggtaaattaa
- the LOC105224741 gene encoding acyl-protein thioesterase 1 isoform X1, translating into MSIAPVIIEATAKHTSTLIFMHGLGDTGHGWSSALATIRPPSMKVICPTAPTMPVSLNAGFRMPSWFDLRTLDITGPEDEEGIKSAAQNIKSMIDDEVTKGIASNRIVLGGFSQGGALALYTALTYNQPLAGVVALSCWLPLHKQFPGMKTNSDEMPVFQAHGDFDPVVPYKFGQLSASYLKTFMKKVTFKTYNGLSHSSSDDEMDDVRDVLASWSGDSRKSDTSTVDASGNATAQCCLIS; encoded by the exons ATGTCGATTGCGCCAGTGATAATTGAGGCAACCGCCAAACATACGTCAACC CTCATCTTCATGCACGGCTTAGGTGACACTGG CCATGGATGGAGTTCAGCGTTGGCGACAATACGTCCGCCCAGCATGAAAGTAATCTGTCCAACAGCACCCACAATGCCGGTGTCACTGAATGCCGGCTTTCGTATGCCTTCTTGGTTTGATTTACGTACGCTCGATATAACGGGTCCCGAAGATGAGGAGGGCATCAAAAGTGCTgctcaaaatataaaaagtatgatTGATGACGAAGTCACCAAAGGTATAGCATCGAATCGTATTGTGCTGGGTGGTTTCTCACAGGGTGGTGCATTAGCATTGTATACAGCGCTAACATACAATCAACCACTGGCTGGTGTTGTAGCGCTATCCTGTTGGTTGCCATTGCACAAGCAATTTCCAGGCATGAAAACCAACTCCGACGAAATGCCA GTTTTTCAGGCACATGGTGACTTCGATCCTGTTGTACCATACAAGTTTGGTCAATTAAGCGCTAGTTATTTAAAGACATTTATGAAGAAAGTTACATTTAAGACATACAATGGGCTATCACATTCCTCATCGGATGATGAAATGGATGATGTGCgg GATGTACTGGCCTCTTGg AGTGGTGACAGTAGAAAAAGTGATACTTCAACGGTGGATGCTAGCGGAAATGCCACAGCTCAATGCTGTCTAATATCATAG
- the LOC105224736 gene encoding aldo-keto reductase family 1 member B1 isoform X3 — MKKINHNSFKLISKIPLRQYSGEYRIFHFTGFGNPPKNENDTEINAKKLIIPKTLEATSGISDTLTYRDNVSGNVSKSPPALKNLTNTALLESSSIATTTSKPPVECAEKTLEKKTKKSKCLRPVPRVKLVDVPPDDCNVRKAEIPTVKLRDGHVMPMFGLGTWGAPSNQAERAVKHALKVGYRMIDCAHVYENEEAVGKAINRSIEKCIVKREELFVISKLWNTFHDPHLVMTGCRQSLCDLKLSYLNLYLIHWPMGYRAGDDLIPYDACGRVIGSRVDYIETWKAMEELVERRLTRSIGLSNFNKNQIERIWKIAKIKPVVNQVECHPYLSQKRLKAYLNKKGVVLVAYSPLGAPARPWVKKDEPKVLDDNVNVFYRLRQ, encoded by the exons atgaaaaaaattaaccacaattcattcaaattaataagTAAAATTCCTTTACGGCAATATTCTGGAGAATATCGCATATTTCACTTTACAGGATTTGG caATCCACCGAAGAACGAAAATGACACAGAAATCaatgcaaaaaagttaataattccGAAAACGCTTGAAGCAACAAGTGGCATAAGTGATACGTTAACATACAGGGACAATGTGTCAGGAAATGTCAGCAAATCTCCGCCagcattgaaaaatttaacaaatactGCTTTACTGGAAAGCTCTtccattgcaacaacaacttcgAAACCACCAGTTGAATGTGCTGAAAAAACACttgaaaagaaaactaaaaaatccaaatgtttAAGGCCGGTTCCGCGGGTAAAGTTGGTTGACGTACCACCGGATGACTGCAACGTACGAAAAGCGGAAATACCAACCGTTAAACTGCGTGATGGTCATGTAATGCCCATGTTTGGACTTGGTACTTGGGGT GCGCCAAGCAATCAAGCTGAAAGGGCAGTTAAGCACGCCTTGAAAGTGGGTTACCGCATGATTGATTGTGCGCATGTTTACGAAAATGAAGAAGCTGTTGGTAAAGCCATAAATAGATCGATTGAAAAGTGTATTGTCAAACG cgAGGAGCTATTTGTAATAAGCAAATTGTGGAATACCTTTCATGATCCGCATTTAGTAATGACTGGCTGCCGGCAATCTTTGTGTGATTTAAAATTATCGTATCTTAACCTATATCTCATACACTGGCCCATGGGTTACAGAGCTGGAGATGATCTGATACCCTATGATGCGTGTGGTCGTGTGATTGGTTCACGTGTAGATTATATTGAAACATGGAAAGCAATGGAGGAGTTAGTTGAGCGGCGCTTAACACGTTCTATAGGTCTTTCTAATTTCAATAAGAATCAAATTGAGCGTATTtggaaaattgctaaaataaaacCAGTTGTCAATCAGGTTGAATGTCATCCATATTTAAGTCAAAAACGTCTGAAggcatatttaaacaaaaagggAGTTGTACTTGTTGCGTACAGTCCGTTGGGAGCGCCAGCTAGACCCTGGGTGAAGAAGGATGAACCAAAGGTATTGGATGATAATGTG AATGTCTTTTATAGATTAAGACAATAG
- the LOC105224737 gene encoding 1,5-anhydro-D-fructose reductase, protein MYAPCAKVCLLDDRDAKTKLARTVKFYNGVKVPIVGLGTADLEAHITARCVKDAIDAGIRHIDCAPIFCNQEEVGQAIKEKIDEGLIKRENLYISSKLWDSRHGPKWVRRSLEETLKQLQLDYLDNYVMHTPMGFKDGFENYPRNNRGEILFSDIDYVDTWHAMETLVDDGLVRSIGLANFNAEQIERILDVARIPPANLQVECHPYLTQKKLMDLCCKHNIVFMVSNPTGPKKKNANIIPLKNNPKILCLAKKYGKSAVEILIRYQVQRGNVVMAKTTQKDHMIQNVMIESFKLCRKDVEILDLMNCNFRSKTLAYASGHPYHPFENDCI, encoded by the exons ATGTACGCACCCTGCGCAAAAGTCTGTCTGCTGGATGATCGCGATGCTAAAACAAAGCTTGCCCGTACGGTAAAATTCTACAATGGGGTTAAGGTACCCATTGTAGGACTCGGTACTGCAGAC TTAGAAGCGCACATTACAGCGCGTTGTGTAAAGGATGCCATCGATGCTGGTATTCGGCATATAGACTGTGCGCCGATCTTTTGCAATCAAGAAGAGGTGGGACAGGCAATAAAGGAGAAAATCGATGAGGGTCTCATAAAAAG agaGAATCTTTATATATCCAGTAAACTTTGGGATTCTCGACATGGGCCAAAATGGGTGCGCCGCTCATTAGAAGAAACCCTGAAACAATTACAACTTGATTATCTCGATAATTATGTCATGCACACACCTATGGGTTTCAAAGATGGATTTGAAAATTACCCGCGCAATAATAGaggtgaaattttattttcggatATCGATTATGTAGACACCTGGCATGCAATGGAGACTTTGGTTGACGATGGTCTTGTACGTTCGATTGGTTTAGCCAATTTTAATGCGGAACAAATCGAACGCATACTGGATGTGGCACGTATACCGCCAGCAAATCTGCAAGTGGAATGTCATCCGTATTTGACACAGAagaaattaatggatttatgcTGTAAGCATAATATCGTTTTTATGGTTAGTAATCCTACCGgtccaaaaaagaaaaatgccaaTATCATACCACTCAAGAATAATCCGAAAATTTTATGTTTGGCAAAAAAATATGGTAAAAGCGCAGTGGAGATATTAATACGTTATCAGGTGCAACGTGGCAACGTTGTAATGGCGAAAACAACTCAAAAAGATCACATGATACAAAACGTAATGATTGAAAGTTTTAAACTATGCCGGAAGGATGTGGAAATACTTGACTTGATGAATTGCAACTTCCGAAGTAAAACACTTGCTTA CGCCTCTGGACATCCATATCATCCTTTCGAAAATGATTGCATTTGA
- the LOC105224741 gene encoding acyl-protein thioesterase 2 isoform X2 yields the protein MNICKNSLQSPWARFSLCGLNILIHGWSSALATIRPPSMKVICPTAPTMPVSLNAGFRMPSWFDLRTLDITGPEDEEGIKSAAQNIKSMIDDEVTKGIASNRIVLGGFSQGGALALYTALTYNQPLAGVVALSCWLPLHKQFPGMKTNSDEMPVFQAHGDFDPVVPYKFGQLSASYLKTFMKKVTFKTYNGLSHSSSDDEMDDVRDVLASWSGDSRKSDTSTVDASGNATAQCCLIS from the exons ATGAATATATGCAAGAATTCCCTACAATCACCCTGGGCCCGGTTTTCTCTGTGCGGTTTGAATATATTGAT CCATGGATGGAGTTCAGCGTTGGCGACAATACGTCCGCCCAGCATGAAAGTAATCTGTCCAACAGCACCCACAATGCCGGTGTCACTGAATGCCGGCTTTCGTATGCCTTCTTGGTTTGATTTACGTACGCTCGATATAACGGGTCCCGAAGATGAGGAGGGCATCAAAAGTGCTgctcaaaatataaaaagtatgatTGATGACGAAGTCACCAAAGGTATAGCATCGAATCGTATTGTGCTGGGTGGTTTCTCACAGGGTGGTGCATTAGCATTGTATACAGCGCTAACATACAATCAACCACTGGCTGGTGTTGTAGCGCTATCCTGTTGGTTGCCATTGCACAAGCAATTTCCAGGCATGAAAACCAACTCCGACGAAATGCCA GTTTTTCAGGCACATGGTGACTTCGATCCTGTTGTACCATACAAGTTTGGTCAATTAAGCGCTAGTTATTTAAAGACATTTATGAAGAAAGTTACATTTAAGACATACAATGGGCTATCACATTCCTCATCGGATGATGAAATGGATGATGTGCgg GATGTACTGGCCTCTTGg AGTGGTGACAGTAGAAAAAGTGATACTTCAACGGTGGATGCTAGCGGAAATGCCACAGCTCAATGCTGTCTAATATCATAG